The following are encoded together in the Myotis daubentonii chromosome Y, mMyoDau2.1, whole genome shotgun sequence genome:
- the LOC132225565 gene encoding melanoma antigen preferentially expressed in tumors-like, whose amino-acid sequence MGMSLPAPRRLLELACQSLLRDEALAITALEWLPMELFPPLFITAFTGKHSRVLKAMVQAWPFRCLPLGALMNHQQSYQDILQAVLEGLDAMLAQDPRPRRCKLQVLNLQKRVHLEFWMVWAGTRAHVCSLLEPEALQPMRNRRKVHSLTARPNPPLAPVEVLIDLCLKKGVLDESLSYLIKKVSERRGLLHLCCKKLKVFPMSKQNTKILDMVQLVSVQDLEVNCTWKLSTLRKFAPYLGQMGNLCRFLLSHVFTSSHTTLEQEEQCVGLVTSQFLNLPHLQEVNLDDISILRGHLDEIFRCLKSPLETLSITNCLLFERDFRHLSQHLNVSQLKSLSFSGLNLTIISSRSLQFLLERASPTLQDLDLDECGIMDHQFLDILPALSHCSQLTTLSFCENPISMTVLEDLLRHVVGLSKLSCVIYAAPVESYEETSSNINLGRLAQMHVVLKHMLQELGRPGMVWLCAYPCPHCGCRTFHDPTPIL is encoded by the exons atggggatgagcctcccagctccacgcagactcctggaactggcatgtcagagcctgctgcgggatgaagccttggccatcactgctctggagtggcttcctatggagctcttcccacctcttttcatcacagccttcactgggaagcacagcagagtcctgaaggccatggtgcaggcttggcccttccgctgcctccctctgggggccctgatgAACCATCAGCAGTCTTACCAGGATATCTTGCAGGCTGTGCTCGAAGGACTCGATGCCATGCTTGCCCAGGACCCTCGACCCAG gagatgtaaactgcaggtgcttaatttacagaagagagttcatttggagttctggatggtgtgggcaggaaccagagcccatgtgtgctcactgctggagcctgaggccctgcagcccatgaggaataggaggaaagtGCACAGCTTAACGGCCAGGCCAAATCCACCCTTGGCCCCCGTGGAGGTGTTAATAGACCTTTGCCTCAAGAAAGGTGTCCTTGATGAGTCCCTCAGCTACCTGATTAAGAAAGTCAGCGAGAGGAGAGGTTTGCTGCACCTTTGCTGTAAGAAGCTGAAGGTTTTTCCGATGTCGAAGCAAAACACTAAAATCCTGGATATGGTGCAGCTGGTCTCTGTccaggatttggaggtaaactgtacctggaagctgtccactctgaggaagttcgctccttacctgggccagatgggcaatctgtgccggttcctgctctcccacgtcttcacgtcttctcacaccaccttggagcaggaggagcagtgtgTTGGTCTGGTCACCTCTCAATTCctcaacctgccccacctccaggaggtCAATTTGGATGATATCTCCATTctcagaggccacctggatgAGATCTTCAG gtgcctgaagagccccttggagaccctgtccatcactaactgcctgcttttcgaaagagactttagacatctctcccagcatctgaatgtcagccagctgaaaagcctgagtttcagtgggctcaacctgaccattatcagttctcggtcactccaatttcttttagagagagcctcccccactctccaggacctggacttggatgagtgtgggatcatggaccaccagttcctggacatcctgccagccctgagccactgctcccagctcACAACCCTAAGTTTCTGTGAAAACCCCATCTCCATGACCGTCCTGGAGGACCTGCTTCGCCACGTTGTCGGGCTGAGCAAGCTGAGTTGCGTGATTTATGCGGCGCCCGTGGAGAGTTATGAGGAAACTAGCAGcaacatcaacctgggccgacttgcccagatgcatgttgtgctaaagcatatgctgcaggagttgggtcgtcctggcatggtctggctctgtgcttacccctgtcctcactgtggctgtagaaccttccatgacccaactcccattctgtga